A single genomic interval of Streptomyces sp. 1222.5 harbors:
- a CDS encoding LysE family transporter: MSAALVAGLLAGYGIAMPVGAVAAYLVALTARTSLRIGACAALGVATADGLYAAIAVIGGSALTRVVEPVAPQLRWGAALVLLALAAHSAATAIARHRTPRTASRTDDAPLGPARAYLGLWGITMANPLTVIYFAALVLGSQTGAAADAPERTVFVLAAFAASSSWQLLLAGGGALLGRLLTGSRGRLLTALASSAVITALAARMLLVPP, encoded by the coding sequence ATGAGCGCGGCCCTCGTCGCGGGGCTCCTCGCCGGCTATGGCATCGCCATGCCCGTGGGAGCGGTCGCGGCGTACCTCGTGGCGCTGACCGCCCGGACCTCCTTGCGGATCGGCGCCTGTGCCGCCCTCGGAGTGGCGACCGCCGACGGCCTGTACGCGGCGATCGCCGTGATCGGAGGCTCCGCGCTGACGCGCGTCGTCGAACCGGTCGCGCCGCAGCTGCGCTGGGGCGCCGCCCTGGTCCTCCTCGCGCTGGCGGCGCACAGCGCGGCAACGGCGATCGCCCGTCACCGCACCCCGCGGACGGCGTCCCGCACCGACGACGCGCCCCTGGGCCCCGCGCGGGCCTATCTGGGGCTGTGGGGCATCACGATGGCGAACCCGCTCACCGTGATCTACTTCGCGGCCCTCGTGCTCGGCAGCCAGACCGGTGCGGCGGCCGACGCCCCGGAGCGGACCGTGTTCGTGCTCGCCGCCTTCGCGGCCTCCAGCAGCTGGCAGTTGCTGCTCGCCGGCGGGGGAGCACTGCTCGGCCGGCTGCTGACCGGCAGCCGCGGGCGGCTCCTCACCGCCCTGGCCTCCAGCGCCGTGATCACCGCACTCGCCGCCCGCATGCTCCTCGTACCGCCGTGA
- a CDS encoding SCO4226 family nickel-binding protein has product MPQFMDVHHGMQGITADQLMEAHRADLAIEHDEGVHFERAWADPASGTVYCLSAAPSADAVQRVHERTGHPADEIHPVPVSI; this is encoded by the coding sequence ATGCCCCAGTTCATGGATGTCCACCACGGGATGCAGGGCATCACGGCGGACCAGCTGATGGAGGCCCACCGGGCCGACCTCGCCATCGAGCACGACGAAGGCGTCCACTTCGAACGGGCCTGGGCGGACCCGGCGTCCGGCACGGTGTACTGCCTCTCGGCGGCACCCTCGGCGGACGCCGTCCAGCGCGTCCACGAGCGGACCGGGCACCCGGCCGACGAGATCCACCCGGTCCCCGTGAGCATCTGA
- a CDS encoding bifunctional DNA primase/polymerase, with protein sequence MATIDRQTTTLALAHALSAAERGLAVLPLSRTKLPALRSPHRTEPDPAGSRCHGECGRLGHGVYDASTDPGRIRELFAAAPWATGYGIACGLPPYHLIGVDLDTKSDTDSSVALRELALRHLFTIPETVVVLTPSGGRHLWLTGPPDVVVPNSAGRLAPGIDIRGAGGYLVGPGSRTDHGVYATAPGTAHLAPATCPPSLLRLLLPPPRASHPAPPAPGDHGRGLVHFVLSAHEGQRNTRLFWAACRAYENGIGPALADPLTEAARHTGLSEREARATIASAARMTGHQP encoded by the coding sequence ATGGCCACCATCGACCGGCAGACCACGACGCTGGCCCTCGCACACGCCCTGTCGGCCGCCGAGCGCGGCCTCGCCGTCCTCCCCCTCTCCCGGACGAAACTCCCCGCGCTGCGCTCGCCGCACCGGACCGAACCCGACCCGGCGGGGTCGCGCTGCCACGGCGAGTGCGGCCGCCTCGGGCACGGCGTGTACGACGCCTCCACCGACCCTGGCCGCATCCGAGAGCTCTTCGCCGCCGCCCCCTGGGCCACCGGCTACGGCATCGCCTGCGGACTGCCGCCGTACCACCTGATCGGTGTCGACCTGGACACCAAGTCCGACACGGATTCCTCGGTCGCCCTGCGCGAGCTGGCCCTGCGCCATCTGTTCACGATCCCGGAGACGGTCGTCGTCCTCACCCCGAGCGGCGGCCGGCACCTGTGGCTGACCGGCCCGCCGGACGTCGTCGTACCGAACTCGGCCGGACGCCTCGCCCCCGGCATCGACATCCGGGGCGCCGGCGGCTACCTCGTGGGCCCCGGCTCCCGCACCGACCACGGCGTCTACGCCACCGCCCCCGGCACCGCGCACCTGGCCCCCGCCACCTGCCCGCCCTCCCTGCTCCGCCTGCTCCTGCCACCGCCCCGGGCGAGCCACCCGGCCCCGCCCGCACCCGGCGACCACGGCCGCGGGCTGGTGCACTTCGTCCTCTCCGCCCACGAGGGCCAGCGCAACACCCGTCTGTTCTGGGCCGCCTGCCGCGCCTACGAGAACGGCATCGGCCCCGCCCTGGCCGACCCGCTGACCGAGGCGGCCCGCCACACCGGCCTGTCCGAACGCGAGGCCCGCGCGACGATCGCCTCGGCGGCCCGGATGACCGGGCACCAGCCCTGA
- a CDS encoding acyl-CoA dehydrogenase family protein, translating into MHLAPTERQQRLRAELRAYFRDLMPEGGEPADPRALLRRIGADGWLGLGWPAAYGGRGRGADEQFVFFDEAYRAGAPVSMVTLNTVGPTLMQHGSEAQKAHFLPRILSGELVFAIGYTEPGAGTDLASLRTRAVRDGDGWRIDGQKVFTSGAQHADWIWLACRTDPDAPGHRGISVLLVPTDAPGFSWTPIETVGGQTTTATYYDGVRVSAGNLVGTEHQGWSLITGQLNHERVALAAVGMQAEDFLAAVLDAVRTPDPVTGRRRVDEPWVRSQLAEAHARLAATRLLNWRLVADLGSGGPAPGDASGVKFAGTESAVAVYRMCQHVLGADESAGLVRSGSPGAFGDGELERLNRAAQINTFGGGVSEVQREIVATMRLGMTRGRR; encoded by the coding sequence GTGCACCTCGCCCCCACCGAGCGGCAGCAGCGCCTGCGAGCCGAGCTCCGCGCCTACTTCCGCGACCTGATGCCGGAGGGCGGCGAGCCCGCCGACCCGCGCGCCCTGCTGCGCCGCATCGGCGCCGACGGCTGGCTGGGCCTGGGCTGGCCCGCCGCCTACGGGGGCCGCGGCCGGGGCGCGGACGAGCAGTTCGTGTTCTTCGACGAGGCGTACCGGGCCGGCGCGCCCGTCTCCATGGTCACGCTGAACACGGTCGGCCCCACCCTCATGCAGCACGGCAGCGAGGCCCAGAAGGCCCACTTCCTGCCCCGGATCCTCAGCGGTGAGCTGGTCTTCGCGATCGGCTACACCGAACCCGGCGCCGGCACCGACCTCGCCTCGCTGCGCACCAGGGCCGTGCGCGACGGCGACGGCTGGCGGATCGACGGCCAGAAGGTCTTCACCTCCGGCGCCCAGCACGCCGACTGGATCTGGCTCGCCTGCCGCACCGACCCGGACGCACCCGGTCACCGGGGCATCTCCGTCCTCCTCGTCCCGACCGACGCACCGGGGTTCTCCTGGACGCCGATCGAGACCGTGGGCGGTCAGACGACGACGGCCACCTACTACGACGGCGTCCGAGTGTCCGCCGGGAACCTCGTCGGCACCGAGCACCAGGGCTGGTCGCTGATCACCGGCCAGCTCAACCACGAACGCGTCGCGCTGGCGGCCGTCGGGATGCAGGCCGAGGACTTCCTCGCGGCGGTGCTGGACGCCGTCCGTACCCCGGATCCGGTGACCGGGCGGCGCCGGGTGGACGAGCCGTGGGTGCGGTCGCAGCTGGCGGAGGCGCACGCCCGGCTGGCCGCGACCCGCCTCCTCAACTGGCGTCTCGTCGCCGACCTGGGGAGCGGCGGGCCCGCCCCCGGCGACGCGAGCGGCGTGAAGTTCGCGGGCACCGAATCGGCGGTCGCGGTGTACCGGATGTGCCAGCACGTGCTGGGGGCGGACGAGTCGGCGGGGCTGGTCCGTTCCGGATCGCCCGGCGCGTTCGGGGACGGCGAGCTGGAGCGGCTGAACAGGGCGGCGCAGATCAACACGTTCGGGGGCGGGGTGAGCGAGGTGCAGCGGGAGATCGTCGCGACGATGCGGCTCGGGATGACGAGGGGGCGGAGGTGA
- a CDS encoding bifunctional MaoC family dehydratase N-terminal/OB-fold nucleic acid binding domain-containing protein: MGRPPEDGNRAPLATRLKAYEGRPAAVGGVGKDPVNAPMIRHWCEAMGDTAPAYRGPDAVAPPTMLQVWTMGGLSGHEGRTGAYDELLALLDASGCTAVVATDCEQEYLRPLRPGDEVAFDSVIESVSDRKTTKLGAGHFVTTRTDVRVGGDLVGTHRFRILKYAPAPTRPRARRPHPVVNRDNEGFWRGVAQHRLLIQRCTDCGTLRHPWLPGCNACGGPDWDTVEAGGEGTVHSYVVMHHPPFPAFTDADEDSGTAGPYAVGLIELAEGVRMVSNVVGVPYDKVRIGLPVRLEFRRYAVEGADEGTLDLPVFRVVEGEG; this comes from the coding sequence GTGGGCAGGCCGCCGGAGGACGGGAACCGGGCGCCACTGGCAACGCGGCTCAAGGCGTACGAGGGCCGCCCGGCAGCCGTCGGTGGCGTGGGCAAGGACCCGGTGAATGCGCCGATGATCCGGCACTGGTGCGAGGCGATGGGCGACACCGCCCCGGCGTACCGCGGCCCCGACGCCGTCGCCCCGCCCACCATGCTCCAGGTCTGGACGATGGGCGGCCTCTCCGGCCACGAGGGCCGCACGGGCGCCTACGACGAACTGCTCGCCCTGCTCGACGCGTCGGGCTGCACGGCGGTGGTGGCCACCGACTGCGAGCAGGAGTACCTGCGGCCCCTGCGCCCCGGCGACGAGGTCGCGTTCGACTCGGTGATCGAGTCGGTCTCCGACCGCAAGACGACGAAACTGGGCGCGGGACACTTCGTCACGACCCGCACGGACGTCCGCGTCGGCGGCGATCTGGTCGGCACCCATCGCTTCCGCATCCTCAAGTACGCGCCCGCGCCCACCCGGCCCCGGGCGCGGCGCCCCCACCCGGTGGTCAACCGGGACAACGAGGGCTTCTGGCGGGGCGTGGCCCAGCACCGGCTGCTCATCCAGCGCTGCACGGACTGCGGCACCCTGCGCCACCCCTGGCTGCCGGGCTGCAACGCCTGCGGCGGCCCGGACTGGGACACGGTCGAGGCGGGCGGCGAGGGCACGGTCCACTCCTACGTGGTGATGCACCACCCGCCCTTCCCGGCCTTCACGGACGCCGACGAGGACTCCGGCACGGCGGGGCCGTACGCCGTCGGCCTGATCGAACTCGCCGAGGGCGTGCGGATGGTGAGCAACGTGGTCGGGGTGCCGTACGACAAGGTGCGCATCGGGCTGCCGGTGCGGTTGGAGTTCCGGCGGTACGCGGTCGAGGGCGCCGACGAAGGCACGCTGGACCTGCCCGTCTTCCGGGTCGTCGAAGGCGAGGGCTGA
- a CDS encoding acyl-CoA dehydrogenase family protein, whose product MDFTPTEAQAGARGLAARIFGDLAGHERLTAVGTGSDPQLWKALSTAGLIGAVGELGLLGLVLLLEEQGRTTAQVPYAAACVYGRLAVLAHGGPEQRERLLPAIDDGSLVVTGAFPAQKGVRASAAGELTGTVPVVPWLRDATHVLVADAGRRLWLAPLGEGTVTTPVELTAPWSAARLTLDGAPAEPLGGPGAYADVLATARTAFAGLQAGVCAGSLARAVAHTNAREQFGRPLATRQAVQLRAADAHMDTEAIRVTAYEAAWRRDAGLPYATHALTAAWWASEAGARVVHTGQHLHGGAGADVGHPVHRHFLWGRQLDAHLGCGPEVLQELGESIANGE is encoded by the coding sequence GTGGACTTCACCCCCACCGAGGCCCAGGCCGGGGCCCGCGGCCTGGCCGCGCGGATCTTCGGCGACCTGGCCGGCCACGAGCGTCTGACGGCCGTGGGCACCGGCAGCGACCCGCAGCTGTGGAAGGCCCTGAGTACGGCGGGCCTGATCGGCGCGGTCGGGGAGCTGGGGCTGCTCGGGCTGGTGCTGCTGCTGGAGGAGCAGGGCCGCACCACGGCCCAGGTGCCGTACGCGGCGGCGTGCGTCTACGGCCGGCTGGCGGTCCTGGCGCACGGCGGCCCCGAGCAGCGCGAGCGGCTGCTGCCCGCCATCGACGACGGCTCACTGGTGGTCACCGGGGCCTTCCCGGCGCAGAAGGGGGTACGGGCCTCGGCGGCGGGTGAGCTGACCGGCACCGTCCCCGTCGTGCCCTGGCTGCGGGACGCCACCCACGTCCTGGTCGCCGACGCCGGCCGGCGGCTGTGGCTGGCCCCGCTCGGCGAGGGCACGGTGACCACACCGGTGGAGCTGACGGCGCCCTGGTCGGCGGCCCGGCTCACCCTCGACGGGGCACCGGCGGAACCCCTGGGCGGCCCCGGCGCCTACGCCGACGTCCTCGCCACCGCCCGTACGGCCTTCGCCGGACTCCAGGCCGGGGTGTGCGCCGGATCGCTGGCACGGGCGGTCGCGCACACGAACGCCCGGGAGCAGTTCGGGCGACCGCTCGCCACCCGGCAGGCCGTCCAGCTGCGTGCCGCCGACGCCCACATGGACACCGAGGCGATACGGGTCACGGCCTACGAGGCGGCCTGGCGCCGGGACGCGGGACTGCCGTACGCCACGCACGCGCTGACCGCCGCCTGGTGGGCGTCCGAGGCGGGAGCGCGGGTCGTGCACACCGGTCAGCATCTGCACGGCGGGGCCGGAGCCGACGTCGGCCATCCGGTGCACCGGCACTTCCTGTGGGGCCGGCAGCTGGACGCCCACCTGGGCTGCGGTCCCGAAGTGCTCCAGGAACTGGGGGAGTCGATCGCGAATGGGGAGTGA
- a CDS encoding MaoC/PaaZ C-terminal domain-containing protein encodes MTTAPTAPTVGAELPALEIPVTRTLIVAGAIASRDYQDVHHDAELARQKGSPDVFMNILTTNGLVGRYITDHFGPSAVLRRVAIRLGAPNHPGDTMVLTGRVEAVDGDTATVRVVGANGIGTHVTGTVTVTVPAAGGPGPAVSEAGS; translated from the coding sequence ATGACGACGGCACCGACGGCACCGACGGTGGGCGCCGAGCTGCCCGCGCTGGAGATCCCGGTCACGCGCACCCTGATCGTGGCGGGCGCGATCGCGTCCCGGGACTACCAGGACGTGCACCACGACGCCGAGCTGGCCCGGCAGAAGGGCTCGCCGGACGTCTTCATGAACATCCTGACGACCAACGGCCTTGTCGGCCGGTACATCACGGACCACTTCGGTCCGTCCGCGGTGCTCCGCAGGGTCGCCATCAGGCTCGGTGCGCCCAACCACCCGGGGGACACGATGGTGCTGACGGGCCGGGTCGAGGCGGTCGACGGGGACACCGCCACGGTGCGGGTCGTCGGCGCCAACGGCATCGGCACCCACGTCACCGGCACGGTGACGGTCACCGTCCCCGCCGCCGGCGGACCGGGCCCCGCCGTGTCGGAGGCCGGCTCATGA
- a CDS encoding lipid-transfer protein: MSVRQKDGLGGRAAIAGIGATEFSKDSGRSELRLAVEAVRAALDDAGLTAADVDGLVTFTMDTSPEITVAQACGMGELSFFSRVHYGGGAACATVQQAALAVATGLAEVVVCYRAFNERSGRRFGAGVRHREPSAEGAALGWALPFGLLTPASWVAMAAQRYLHAHGLTPEAFGHVAVVDRKYAATNPAAWFHGRPITLAEHAASRWIVEPLRLLDCCQETDGGQAVVVTSLERARDLPRPPAVIVAAAQGAGRAQEQMTSFYRDDLTALPEMGVVARQLWRTSGFGPADIDVGILYDHFTPFVLMQLEEFGFCGRGEAADFVAGERLPLNTHGGQLGEAYLHGMNGIAEAVRQVRGTAVNQIPGAARTLVTAGTGVPTSGLVLAADG, encoded by the coding sequence ATGAGCGTCCGTCAAAAGGACGGCCTCGGCGGCCGGGCCGCGATCGCCGGCATCGGGGCCACCGAGTTCTCCAAGGACTCCGGGCGCAGCGAGCTGCGGCTCGCGGTGGAGGCGGTGCGGGCGGCGCTCGACGACGCGGGTCTCACCGCGGCCGACGTGGACGGCCTGGTGACGTTCACGATGGACACCAGCCCGGAGATCACGGTGGCCCAGGCGTGCGGGATGGGCGAGCTGTCCTTCTTCTCCCGCGTCCACTACGGCGGCGGGGCGGCCTGTGCGACCGTCCAGCAGGCGGCGCTCGCGGTGGCGACGGGCCTGGCCGAGGTGGTGGTCTGCTACCGGGCCTTCAACGAGCGCTCGGGCCGCAGGTTCGGCGCGGGCGTGCGGCACCGGGAGCCGTCGGCGGAGGGGGCGGCGCTGGGCTGGGCGCTGCCGTTCGGGCTGCTCACCCCGGCCTCCTGGGTGGCGATGGCGGCACAGCGGTATCTGCACGCCCATGGGCTGACGCCGGAGGCGTTCGGGCACGTGGCCGTGGTGGACCGCAAGTACGCGGCGACCAATCCCGCGGCCTGGTTCCACGGCCGCCCGATCACGCTCGCGGAGCATGCCGCGTCCCGCTGGATCGTGGAGCCGCTCCGGCTGCTGGACTGCTGCCAGGAGACCGACGGCGGGCAGGCGGTCGTCGTCACCTCGCTGGAGCGGGCCCGCGACCTGCCGCGCCCGCCCGCCGTGATCGTGGCGGCCGCCCAGGGCGCCGGCCGGGCGCAGGAGCAGATGACAAGCTTCTACCGGGACGACCTGACCGCACTGCCCGAGATGGGCGTGGTGGCCCGGCAGTTGTGGCGGACGTCCGGGTTCGGTCCGGCGGACATCGACGTGGGGATCCTCTACGACCACTTCACCCCGTTCGTGCTGATGCAGCTGGAGGAGTTCGGGTTCTGCGGCCGGGGCGAGGCGGCGGACTTCGTGGCCGGGGAACGGCTCCCGCTCAACACGCACGGGGGGCAGCTCGGGGAGGCGTATCTGCACGGGATGAACGGCATCGCCGAAGCGGTGCGCCAGGTGCGCGGCACGGCGGTGAACCAGATACCGGGAGCGGCCCGGACCCTGGTGACGGCCGGTACCGGCGTGCCGACGTCGGGGCTGGTCCTCGCCGCCGACGGCTGA
- a CDS encoding SigE family RNA polymerase sigma factor has protein sequence MTTPVCTSASAAAAPGRQTAYPSFASYVRARQPVLLRTARSLTANPSDAEDLLQTALAKTYVAWERIEDHRALDGYVRRALLNTRTSQWRKRRVDEFSCEELPEPEPLPGGDDPAERQALHDAMWRAILRLPSRQRAMVVLRYYEDLSEAQTAEVLGVSVGTVKSAVSRALGKLREDPELVLAR, from the coding sequence ATGACCACACCCGTCTGCACCAGCGCCTCGGCCGCCGCCGCACCAGGGCGGCAGACCGCGTACCCGTCCTTCGCTTCGTACGTGAGGGCCCGCCAGCCGGTCCTGCTGCGCACCGCGCGTTCGCTGACCGCCAACCCCAGCGACGCCGAGGACCTGCTGCAGACCGCGCTCGCCAAGACCTACGTGGCGTGGGAGCGGATCGAGGACCACCGGGCGCTGGACGGCTACGTGCGCCGGGCGCTGCTGAACACGCGGACGTCGCAGTGGCGCAAGCGCAGGGTGGACGAGTTCTCCTGCGAGGAACTGCCCGAGCCGGAGCCGCTGCCCGGCGGTGACGACCCGGCCGAACGGCAGGCACTGCACGACGCCATGTGGCGGGCGATCCTGAGACTGCCGTCCCGGCAGCGGGCGATGGTCGTCCTGCGGTACTACGAGGACCTCAGCGAGGCCCAGACCGCCGAGGTGCTCGGTGTGTCGGTCGGCACGGTGAAGTCGGCGGTCTCCCGGGCCCTGGGCAAACTGCGCGAGGACCCCGAGCTGGTACTGGCCCGCTGA
- a CDS encoding long-chain fatty acid--CoA ligase encodes MLSTMQDVPLTVTRILTHGVLVHGRSRITTWTGEDEPQRRSFAEAGARAVQLANALRDELGVRGDDRVATLMWNNAEHVEAYFAIPSMGAVLHTLNLRLPAEQLVWIVNHAADRVVIVNGSLIPMLAPLLSKLPTVEHVVVSGPGDRAPLDGTHVRVHEYEELIAGRPTTYDWPELDERQAAAMCYTSGTTGDPKGVVYSHRSIYLHSMQVNMTQSMGLTDQDTSLVVVPQFHVNAWGLPHATFMTGVNMLMPDRFLQPAPLAEMIEREKPTHAAAVPTIWQGLLAELHAKPRDVSSLTQVTIGGSACPPSLMEAFDALGMRVCHAWGMTETSPLGTVARPPAHAVGTDEELSYRLTQGRFPAGVEARLTGPGGERLPWDGESAGELEVRGPWIAGAYYNGPDAEPLRPADKFSEDGWLKTGDVGTISADGFLTLTDRAKDVIKSGGEWISSVELENALMSHPDVAEAAVVAVPDDKWGERPLATVVLREGATADFRSLRVFLAEEARIAKWQLPERWTLVQAVPKTSVGKFDKKVLRRQYADGQLDVTNL; translated from the coding sequence GTGCTGAGCACCATGCAGGACGTACCGCTGACCGTCACCCGCATCCTCACGCACGGGGTGCTGGTGCACGGACGGTCCCGGATCACCACCTGGACCGGCGAGGACGAGCCGCAGCGGCGCAGCTTCGCCGAGGCCGGGGCGCGTGCGGTGCAGCTGGCCAACGCCCTGCGGGACGAACTCGGCGTCCGCGGCGACGACCGGGTCGCCACGCTGATGTGGAACAACGCCGAGCACGTCGAGGCCTACTTCGCGATCCCCTCCATGGGCGCGGTCCTGCACACCCTGAACCTGCGGCTGCCCGCCGAGCAGCTGGTGTGGATCGTCAACCACGCCGCGGACCGGGTCGTCATCGTCAACGGCTCGCTGATCCCGATGCTCGCCCCGCTGCTGTCGAAGCTCCCGACCGTCGAGCACGTCGTCGTCTCCGGGCCGGGTGACCGCGCCCCGCTGGACGGCACGCACGTCCGGGTCCACGAGTACGAGGAACTGATCGCCGGCCGGCCCACCACCTACGACTGGCCGGAGCTGGACGAACGCCAGGCCGCCGCCATGTGCTACACCTCCGGCACCACCGGCGATCCCAAGGGCGTGGTCTACAGCCACCGTTCGATCTACCTGCACTCCATGCAGGTCAACATGACCCAGTCGATGGGGCTGACCGATCAGGACACCTCGCTGGTCGTGGTGCCGCAGTTCCACGTCAACGCCTGGGGCCTGCCGCACGCCACGTTCATGACCGGCGTCAACATGCTGATGCCCGACCGCTTCCTGCAGCCCGCGCCGCTCGCCGAGATGATCGAGCGGGAGAAGCCGACCCACGCGGCGGCCGTCCCGACCATCTGGCAGGGCCTGCTCGCCGAGCTGCACGCGAAGCCGCGCGACGTCTCCTCCCTCACCCAGGTCACCATCGGCGGCTCGGCCTGCCCGCCCTCCCTCATGGAGGCCTTCGACGCGCTCGGCATGCGGGTCTGCCACGCCTGGGGCATGACGGAGACCTCCCCGCTGGGCACGGTCGCCCGGCCCCCGGCCCACGCGGTCGGCACGGACGAGGAGCTCTCCTACCGCCTCACCCAGGGCCGCTTCCCGGCCGGCGTCGAGGCCCGCCTCACCGGCCCCGGCGGGGAGCGCCTGCCCTGGGACGGCGAGTCGGCCGGCGAACTCGAGGTCCGCGGCCCGTGGATCGCGGGCGCCTACTACAACGGCCCCGACGCCGAACCGCTGCGTCCGGCCGACAAGTTCAGCGAGGACGGCTGGCTGAAGACCGGTGACGTCGGCACCATCTCCGCCGACGGCTTCCTCACCCTCACCGACCGCGCCAAGGACGTCATCAAGTCCGGCGGCGAGTGGATCTCCTCGGTGGAGCTGGAGAACGCGCTGATGTCCCACCCGGACGTGGCCGAGGCCGCCGTGGTCGCCGTGCCCGACGACAAGTGGGGCGAGCGTCCGCTGGCCACGGTCGTCCTCAGGGAGGGCGCCACGGCCGACTTCCGCAGCCTGCGCGTCTTCCTCGCCGAGGAGGCCCGCATCGCCAAGTGGCAGCTGCCGGAGCGCTGGACGCTGGTCCAGGCGGTGCCGAAGACGAGCGTGGGCAAGTTCGACAAGAAGGTCCTCCGCCGCCAGTACGCGGACGGTCAGCTGGACGTCACCAACCTCTGA
- a CDS encoding MFS transporter: MPSATSTQQAREVRATVREQPVSGSLFLLLIAVCTAVTAANIYLAAPLLPLMAHDFGTVPSAVTWIASVAQFGYAAGLLFFAPLGDRVDRRPLVAGLSLATALALVGAAAAPGTTALAVAVFAAAAATVVPQLLVPLVAARAPADRRARHVAAVIAGLFTGIVAARVVGGLAGQAFGWRWVFAGSAVLTLALGLATALALPPERRARQGGFFSLFSGVAELPGLLRHSPDLWRACLRQAGMFGAWSALWTSLALLLTGPAYGMSTAAAGLFGLFGLTSSAVAPLAGGLVDRFGAARVVGTAYVLAAVAVPLFWLGGHVLAALFTAAMVVHAALVASHVANQTLALTTTSTPATANTAYVVSGFAGGALASAAAGPAFGHWGWTGVCAVAGVWLTLGWASTALGGGLPSSR; this comes from the coding sequence ATGCCGTCAGCCACCAGCACCCAGCAGGCACGCGAGGTCCGGGCCACGGTCCGCGAGCAGCCCGTCTCCGGCTCCCTCTTCCTCCTGCTCATCGCCGTCTGCACCGCGGTCACGGCCGCCAACATCTATCTGGCGGCCCCGCTGCTGCCCCTCATGGCCCACGACTTCGGCACGGTCCCCTCGGCCGTGACCTGGATCGCCTCGGTCGCCCAGTTCGGCTACGCGGCCGGGCTGCTCTTCTTCGCCCCGCTCGGCGACCGCGTCGACCGGCGCCCGCTCGTCGCCGGCCTGTCCTTGGCCACCGCGCTGGCGCTGGTCGGCGCGGCCGCCGCCCCCGGCACCACCGCCCTCGCCGTCGCTGTCTTCGCCGCCGCCGCCGCGACCGTCGTACCGCAGCTGCTGGTCCCGCTGGTGGCCGCGCGGGCACCCGCCGACCGGCGCGCCCGGCATGTCGCGGCCGTCATCGCCGGCCTGTTCACCGGCATCGTCGCCGCACGCGTCGTCGGCGGACTCGCCGGGCAGGCCTTCGGCTGGCGCTGGGTGTTCGCCGGCTCCGCGGTACTGACCCTCGCGCTGGGTCTGGCCACCGCCCTGGCCCTGCCGCCGGAGCGGCGCGCACGGCAGGGCGGGTTCTTCTCCCTCTTCTCCGGCGTCGCCGAACTGCCGGGGCTGCTGCGCCACTCGCCCGACCTGTGGCGGGCGTGCCTGCGACAGGCGGGGATGTTCGGCGCGTGGAGCGCGCTGTGGACCTCCCTCGCGCTCCTGCTGACCGGCCCGGCCTACGGCATGTCGACCGCGGCCGCCGGTCTGTTCGGCCTCTTCGGCCTGACGTCCAGCGCGGTGGCCCCGCTGGCCGGAGGCCTGGTGGACCGGTTCGGGGCGGCACGGGTGGTGGGCACGGCCTATGTGCTGGCGGCCGTCGCCGTGCCGCTGTTCTGGCTCGGCGGACACGTCCTGGCGGCCCTGTTCACCGCCGCCATGGTCGTCCACGCCGCCCTGGTCGCGTCCCACGTCGCCAACCAGACCCTCGCCCTGACGACGACCTCCACCCCGGCCACCGCCAACACCGCCTACGTCGTCTCCGGTTTCGCCGGCGGCGCCCTGGCCTCCGCCGCGGCGGGCCCGGCCTTCGGCCACTGGGGCTGGACCGGAGTCTGCGCGGTGGCAGGAGTATGGCTGACCCTGGGCTGGGCGAGCACGGCGCTGGGCGGCGGGCTGCCGTCCTCGCGGTGA
- a CDS encoding TetR family transcriptional regulator translates to MGAVRDPEATKARIFEAAVAEFARHGIAGARIDRIADRAKANKQLIYAYFGNKAQLFTRVLARSMLDLAVAVPVDPDDIEGWVDRVIDYHAGHPEVLRLLFWEGLEYGAATELPDEGERREHYRRKIDALRDGQERGVITDAIPPRDLLFLLIALANWASVVPQMHRIVVGAEDTDRDRLRASIREAARRLVAR, encoded by the coding sequence ATGGGAGCAGTCAGGGACCCCGAGGCCACCAAGGCCCGCATCTTCGAGGCGGCGGTCGCCGAGTTCGCCCGGCACGGCATCGCGGGCGCCCGCATCGACCGCATCGCCGACCGGGCGAAGGCCAACAAGCAGCTGATCTACGCCTACTTCGGCAACAAGGCCCAGCTGTTCACCCGGGTCCTGGCCAGGTCGATGCTCGACCTGGCCGTCGCCGTGCCCGTCGACCCCGACGACATCGAGGGCTGGGTCGACCGGGTGATCGACTACCACGCCGGCCATCCCGAGGTCCTCCGTCTGCTCTTCTGGGAGGGCCTGGAGTACGGCGCGGCCACCGAACTGCCGGACGAGGGCGAGCGCCGGGAGCACTACCGCCGGAAGATCGACGCGCTGCGGGACGGCCAGGAGCGGGGCGTGATCACCGACGCGATCCCGCCGCGCGACCTGCTCTTCCTGCTGATCGCCCTGGCCAACTGGGCCTCCGTCGTGCCCCAGATGCACCGCATCGTGGTGGGCGCCGAGGACACCGACCGGGACCGCCTGCGCGCCTCGATCAGGGAGGCGGCCCGGCGGCTGGTCGCCCGCTGA